DNA from Streptomyces sp. NBC_01476:
GCGCCCCGGACCACATGTGCCGTCATGGCGTCCGGGGCCCGCGCGTCCGTCCCGCGCCGGGCGTTGGGCCGGGCCAGGTAGGGGCAGACCATCGCGGCGTAGAGCATGCAGGCGCGGTGCCCCGGGCCCTCCGGTGTCGGCGCCATGTTGCGGTACGGGCGCCCGGCCGCGCGGGCGGCGGCGATGGCGGCGCTCTCGGTGGCACCCACCACCCGCCACACCGGGCCGCGCGGGATCAGCACATCGCACACCGAACAGAGCCTGCCGCGGGCGCAGTCGGCGCTGCGGCCGTAGTCGGTGAGCGCGAACTGCGGCTGTCCGTCGTGCCAGGGGGTGATCGCGGGCACCGGATAACCGCGGGGGTCCCGCGGCCGGGCGGCGACGGCCGGCGGCATCGGCACCGCGTCAAACCGCACGCCGGCCCCACCATCTGCGGCGCTTGGCGGCCACCGGCTCGGACTCGGACTCGGGCGGCGGCTCCTGCGCGGGGGCCGGCCGGCTCTCCCGCCACTCCCCGACCAGCCGCTCGATGTCGAAGGGCGCGAGATTCAGCGGCGGGCCCTGCGGCGGGCGGCGGATCGCGGCCTCGATCTTGGCGTTGAGGTCGCCGAGGAGCCGGCGTACCTGCTGCTCGGAGCGGGCCTCCGCGACCGCCTCCAGGGTGTCCTCGGCCTCCTTGCGCAGGGCCAGGGTGGGCGGCAGCACCGACAGGCCCTCGCGCTGCATCTTGCCCTTGAGCCACCACAGTTCGTCGTACGGCGTGTTCAGCGACGCCAGCGGCTTGCCCGCGCCGGTCAGCCCGGCGAAGGCGCCCCGCGCCTCCGCCTCGCGGATCTGCTTGTCGGTCCAGGACTCGAAGGAAACACCGGGCGGCTTGCGTTCGGTCATCACTCGCTCCTCGGCTCGCTCCACGACCACCGGCTCTTTCGAGGCTACAAGGCCGCCGGGGGAAGCGGGCAGGCCGCCCACCGGCGGGATTGAGGGGGCGGGCGGGCGCGGGATTCAGGGGCGGGCGCGCGCGGCGAGGATGGCCACGTCGTCCTCGGCGGCGGTCGGGGACAGACGGTGCACGATCCGGGCGAGCAGGGCGTCCAGGGGGCCGGTGGCGTGCGGCAGCACCAGACCCGCCAGGCGGGCGAGCGAGGTGTCGATGTCCTCGGTACGGCGCTCGACCAGTCCGTCGGTGTAGAGCAGCAGCGTGTGACCCGGGTGCCACGGTACGTACACCGTCTCGTACGTCCCCCGCAGGTCGGCGCCGAGCGGCGGCCCCGGCGGCACGTCGAGCAGGGC
Protein-coding regions in this window:
- a CDS encoding J-domain-containing protein gives rise to the protein MTERKPPGVSFESWTDKQIREAEARGAFAGLTGAGKPLASLNTPYDELWWLKGKMQREGLSVLPPTLALRKEAEDTLEAVAEARSEQQVRRLLGDLNAKIEAAIRRPPQGPPLNLAPFDIERLVGEWRESRPAPAQEPPPESESEPVAAKRRRWWGRRAV